From Oscillospiraceae bacterium CM, a single genomic window includes:
- the fliY gene encoding flagellar motor switch phosphatase FliY, whose translation MSDLTQEEIDALVSGTTTAMTQDYSEEDIKDLQALEEVDAVVAEDISAYFTPDEVDALGEIGNISMGNSATTMHALLGRKVTITTPKVGLFKTENVLSAFKWPFLAISVEYTEGMFGKNLLILKDYDAAVITDLLMGGEGSVDRDKIVLNEIHLSAMSEVMNQMIGSSATAMANMMGRYINIAPPQIERATPDDDVSSFLDGTPLVIKISFDMEIEGLLKSKLMQIMSVEMARSMINELMPSEDTSPVQDKAPAPAAQPVPAAPKPAATPPPEPKRVQSVKPAAYQSFDEPGMASMGDISHINYDLINDIPLQVTVELGKSKKSLSDVMNFGIGSIIVLDKLAGELVDVIVNGKKIAKGEVVVIDDNYGVRITEIIR comes from the coding sequence ATGAGTGATTTGACCCAGGAAGAGATAGACGCCCTCGTCAGCGGCACAACGACGGCGATGACGCAGGATTATTCGGAAGAGGATATAAAAGACCTTCAGGCGCTTGAAGAGGTAGACGCCGTCGTGGCTGAGGATATTTCCGCCTATTTTACGCCGGATGAGGTTGATGCGCTGGGCGAAATCGGTAATATCAGCATGGGGAACTCCGCGACGACAATGCACGCGCTGTTAGGCCGTAAGGTGACGATCACCACACCCAAAGTCGGCCTGTTTAAAACAGAAAACGTACTCTCGGCATTTAAATGGCCGTTTTTGGCCATCAGCGTGGAGTATACGGAGGGCATGTTCGGCAAAAATCTTTTAATCCTGAAGGACTATGACGCGGCTGTTATCACAGACCTATTAATGGGCGGGGAAGGTAGCGTCGACCGAGATAAAATTGTCCTCAATGAAATTCATTTAAGCGCCATGAGCGAAGTCATGAATCAGATGATCGGCTCGTCGGCTACGGCAATGGCCAACATGATGGGCCGCTATATCAATATCGCGCCACCACAGATTGAGCGAGCCACACCTGACGATGACGTCTCCTCGTTTTTGGACGGCACGCCCCTCGTTATTAAAATCAGCTTTGATATGGAGATTGAGGGGCTGCTCAAAAGCAAGCTGATGCAGATCATGTCGGTTGAGATGGCGCGATCAATGATCAACGAACTCATGCCAAGCGAAGATACGAGCCCCGTTCAGGACAAAGCCCCCGCTCCCGCCGCGCAGCCGGTACCAGCCGCGCCGAAACCTGCTGCGACGCCGCCGCCAGAGCCGAAGCGTGTGCAGTCAGTTAAACCGGCCGCCTATCAGTCATTCGACGAGCCGGGAATGGCTTCGATGGGTGACATCAGCCATATTAACTACGATCTCATCAACGACATTCCGCTGCAGGTCACCGTTGAGCTTGGCAAATCAAAAAAGAGCCTCAGCGACGTTATGAATTTCGGCATTGGTTCCATTATTGTTTTGGATAAGCTGGCCGGAGAACTTGTTGACGTCATTGTCAACGGCAAGAAAATTGCCAAGGGTGAGGTCGTCGTCATTGATGACAATTACGGTGTACGCATAACAGAGATTATCCGCTAG